Proteins encoded by one window of Halomonas sp. Bachu 37:
- the nfuA gene encoding Fe-S biogenesis protein NfuA gives MSNTAESKSIEITDNAQDYLAELLEKQNVEGIAVRIFITQPGTPYAETCLAYCRPGEEEPSDVKHELDKINVFLDKNSLPFLDDAVVDFNADRMGGQLTIKAPNAKMPKVNADSPLEDRVNYVLYSEINPGLAAHGGEIKLVELTEEKFAILAFGGGCQGCAAVDLTLKDGVEKTLMERIPQLAGIRDVTDHTDTTNAYYR, from the coding sequence ATGAGCAACACTGCGGAAAGCAAGAGCATCGAAATCACCGATAACGCCCAGGATTACCTCGCCGAACTGCTGGAAAAGCAGAACGTCGAGGGAATTGCCGTACGTATCTTCATTACTCAGCCCGGCACACCTTATGCCGAAACCTGCCTTGCCTATTGCCGGCCAGGGGAGGAGGAGCCCAGCGACGTAAAGCACGAGCTGGACAAGATCAACGTGTTCCTCGACAAGAACAGCTTACCCTTTCTTGACGATGCGGTGGTGGACTTCAATGCCGACCGCATGGGAGGGCAACTGACCATCAAGGCGCCCAATGCCAAGATGCCCAAGGTCAATGCCGACAGCCCCCTGGAAGATCGCGTGAATTACGTGCTGTATAGCGAGATCAATCCCGGCTTGGCGGCCCATGGCGGCGAGATCAAGTTGGTGGAGCTGACCGAGGAAAAATTCGCCATTCTCGCTTTCGGCGGTGGTTGTCAGGGCTGCGCGGCGGTGGATCTGACGCTGAAGGATGGAGTAGAGAAAACCCTAATGGAGCGCATCCCCCAATTGGCCGGCATCCGTGACGTAACCGACCATACCGATACCACCAACGCTTACTATCGTTAA
- a CDS encoding ATP-dependent zinc protease → MRRGSFWLALTLTCLSLAGCALQSPSPEQPKPLLAEQFEARVAALETTLATQCIEQQQSWHQQRSNQHQALTADVREVGSQLRNLRGDVSRLGERDAEPVIIREECRVDETLENKTLVGRNEWVGLANVGTYLKARIDSGAQTSSLSAQDISRFERDGENWVRFKLAVNEDDVLVDAVRDEWIEAPVERRVRIIQAAGETSRPVISLLMTLGPIRENVEFTLTDRSHLDYPVLLGRRFLMDIALIDVAETYIHERPEFPGGRPAEQATKDELADQEDVIEE, encoded by the coding sequence ATGCGCCGAGGTTCCTTCTGGCTCGCTCTGACTCTCACCTGCTTGTCACTGGCGGGCTGTGCTTTGCAGTCGCCCTCACCGGAGCAGCCGAAACCTCTTTTAGCCGAGCAGTTCGAAGCACGGGTGGCCGCCCTTGAAACAACTCTTGCCACTCAGTGTATCGAGCAGCAGCAAAGCTGGCATCAACAGCGCTCCAACCAGCACCAGGCGTTGACGGCGGATGTCCGAGAAGTCGGCAGCCAGTTACGTAACCTGCGCGGTGACGTATCGCGCTTGGGAGAACGTGATGCCGAACCGGTGATCATTCGCGAAGAGTGCCGTGTCGACGAGACGCTGGAAAACAAGACCCTGGTCGGGCGCAATGAGTGGGTGGGATTGGCCAATGTCGGCACTTATCTCAAGGCACGCATCGATTCAGGCGCTCAGACATCCTCCTTGTCCGCCCAGGATATCTCGCGTTTCGAGCGTGACGGCGAAAACTGGGTTCGCTTCAAGTTGGCGGTAAACGAAGACGATGTTCTGGTAGATGCCGTGCGAGATGAATGGATCGAAGCCCCGGTTGAGCGCCGGGTCCGCATCATCCAAGCTGCGGGTGAAACATCACGGCCAGTGATCAGCCTGTTGATGACATTGGGTCCAATTCGAGAGAATGTCGAGTTTACTCTGACAGACCGCAGCCACCTCGATTATCCGGTCCTGTTGGGCCGCCGGTTCTTGATGGATATCGCCTTGATCGACGTGGCGGAAACCTATATCCACGAGCGTCCTGAATTCCCCGGTGGACGACCCGCCGAACAAGCGACCAAGGACGAGCTGGCTGATCAGGAAGATGTCATCGAAGAGTAA
- a CDS encoding Fur family transcriptional regulator has product MSDSSSLPSRSTTSLLDQAEQQCRKHGVRFTPIRRRVLELIAENGGGLKAYDLLDKLTTEHAAARPPTVYRALDFLIEHGLVHRIESQNAYVACACPEHAHGFQLLICRHCGYVEELHLDDISDQLADRAARQNFRVERQTIELLGACQACREQLA; this is encoded by the coding sequence ATGTCCGATTCATCCTCCCTACCCTCCCGGTCTACTACCTCCCTGCTTGACCAAGCGGAGCAGCAATGCCGTAAACATGGGGTACGCTTTACCCCTATCCGACGCCGGGTGCTGGAGTTGATTGCGGAAAACGGTGGTGGGCTGAAAGCCTATGATCTGCTCGACAAATTGACCACGGAACATGCTGCCGCGCGCCCGCCCACTGTCTACCGGGCGCTTGATTTTCTCATCGAGCACGGCCTGGTGCACCGCATAGAATCGCAGAACGCCTATGTAGCCTGCGCCTGCCCCGAGCATGCTCATGGTTTTCAGCTGTTGATCTGTCGCCATTGTGGCTATGTCGAGGAGCTGCACCTGGACGATATTTCCGATCAACTGGCCGACCGGGCCGCACGGCAAAATTTCCGGGTAGAACGACAGACCATCGAGTTGCTTGGTGCATGCCAAGCCTGCCGTGAACAGCTTGCGTAA
- a CDS encoding site-specific integrase codes for MHDALLLRQETVTGCRISATSDIEAVGQWLQEYQASERTQRAYRREAERLLLWLGVQGVSLAQMDRQYLAEFDAFLADPQPRCDWIGPTRPRQDPNWKPFRGPLSAASRRQTLVILQGLFAWLVEAGWVSHNPFRLMRDKRRRLNNQHHTVERYLESELWQWFWAWLNQPPAQAATAREHYEHERRIVIFAFAYLLAPRISEMASASMGDFKRREGRWWWEVIGKGGKHARIPLPEDMLYYLGQWRMTLGLEKLPEGDEADQASPVIRALDGKRGIGDNQLYRLIRHTFARAADDLEAQGGDPGHVLALRQATPHWLRHTSITHQAQAGVELRYLAESARHSRLDTTSQYLHTEAEHWHLQQQRHRLPV; via the coding sequence ATGCATGATGCTTTGCTACTAAGACAGGAAACTGTCACGGGATGCCGCATCAGCGCTACCAGCGATATCGAAGCAGTAGGGCAGTGGCTCCAGGAGTATCAAGCCAGTGAACGAACCCAGCGCGCCTATCGACGCGAAGCGGAGCGGTTGCTGTTATGGCTCGGTGTGCAGGGAGTGTCATTGGCGCAAATGGACCGCCAGTACTTGGCAGAATTCGATGCCTTTCTCGCCGACCCCCAGCCCCGATGTGATTGGATAGGGCCGACAAGACCGCGACAGGACCCGAACTGGAAGCCTTTTCGCGGGCCATTGTCCGCCGCTAGTCGCCGCCAGACGCTGGTGATCCTTCAGGGTTTGTTCGCCTGGCTGGTAGAGGCGGGTTGGGTTTCGCATAATCCTTTTCGTTTGATGCGCGATAAACGAAGACGACTGAATAACCAGCACCACACCGTGGAGCGCTATCTGGAAAGCGAGCTGTGGCAGTGGTTTTGGGCATGGCTCAATCAGCCTCCGGCACAAGCAGCGACGGCACGCGAACACTACGAGCATGAACGGCGTATCGTTATCTTCGCTTTCGCTTACCTGCTGGCACCACGGATCAGTGAAATGGCCAGCGCCTCTATGGGAGATTTCAAGAGGCGGGAAGGGCGCTGGTGGTGGGAAGTGATCGGTAAGGGAGGAAAGCACGCCCGCATCCCGCTTCCCGAGGATATGCTCTATTACCTGGGACAGTGGCGCATGACATTAGGCCTGGAAAAGCTGCCGGAAGGAGATGAAGCCGATCAGGCCAGCCCAGTGATACGCGCGCTGGATGGTAAGCGGGGGATTGGCGATAACCAGCTTTATCGGCTAATTCGTCACACGTTCGCCAGAGCCGCGGACGATCTCGAGGCCCAGGGCGGCGATCCTGGTCACGTTCTAGCCTTGCGTCAAGCGACACCACATTGGCTACGTCACACCTCGATCACCCACCAGGCTCAAGCCGGGGTCGAGTTACGCTACCTTGCCGAGAGCGCACGTCATTCGCGCCTGGATACCACTTCGCAGTACTTGCATACGGAAGCGGAGCACTGGCACCTCCAGCAGCAACGGCATCGATTACCCGTCTGA
- a CDS encoding inactive transglutaminase family protein, protein MSRLPFYLIVGALLVAGIAASIQRHMQFEIPWVPGEQRQVWEIEALVNFNAQNGPVSVNMALPSHQEGFRVLTENTASSGYGLAYQADERGRRAEWTIRQAAGMQQLYYSVQMLVSPDSSSTLQPPSSPPPDIAWERPYDTSASQIIERAWSRSANTATFARELIQEINGDSQGENARLLLTQFEPSPLLVRLLNQAGVHARVVSGLVLEDGRRRQELTSWLQVFDAQKEKWLLFNPLTSQQGKPENLLLWESNGEAVLEVEGGSNSRVSFSMLTHYQPASAAVRNHLSDDTLLNFSIHSLPLEEQALFQTILLIPIGALVVVFLRVLVGIKTSGTFMPVLIALAFIQTTLLTGLIGFLLIVAVGLVIRNYLSHLNLLLVARVTAVIITVIAIISIFSVLAYKMGLNAGLTITFFPMIILAWTIERMSILWEEEGPKQVLIQGGGSLLTAVLAYLAMNNPWVRHITFNFLGVQLIIMALILLLGNYTGYRLLELRRFKPITDDESKA, encoded by the coding sequence ATGTCCCGGTTGCCTTTTTATCTGATTGTCGGTGCCCTGCTGGTCGCTGGTATCGCGGCAAGCATCCAACGCCACATGCAATTTGAAATTCCCTGGGTGCCTGGCGAGCAGCGTCAGGTCTGGGAAATCGAGGCCCTGGTCAATTTCAACGCTCAGAATGGCCCCGTCAGCGTCAACATGGCCTTACCTTCTCATCAAGAGGGATTCCGAGTGCTAACCGAAAACACGGCTTCTTCGGGGTATGGTCTGGCGTATCAGGCTGATGAGCGCGGGCGTCGTGCCGAATGGACGATTCGCCAGGCAGCTGGCATGCAGCAACTTTACTATTCGGTGCAGATGCTCGTCTCTCCCGATTCCAGCAGCACCCTGCAGCCGCCCTCCTCGCCTCCTCCAGACATCGCATGGGAGCGCCCTTACGACACCTCCGCCAGTCAAATCATCGAGCGGGCCTGGTCACGCAGCGCCAATACCGCCACCTTTGCCCGTGAGCTTATCCAGGAAATCAACGGTGACAGCCAAGGGGAAAATGCACGCTTGCTGCTGACTCAATTCGAGCCTTCCCCGCTCCTGGTCCGGCTACTCAATCAAGCTGGTGTGCATGCTCGTGTCGTCAGCGGTCTGGTACTGGAAGATGGCCGCCGTCGCCAGGAACTGACGAGTTGGCTTCAGGTTTTCGATGCCCAGAAGGAAAAGTGGCTTCTGTTCAATCCGCTGACTTCGCAGCAGGGGAAACCGGAAAATCTATTGCTATGGGAAAGCAATGGTGAGGCGGTGCTCGAGGTCGAGGGAGGAAGCAACTCGCGGGTCAGTTTCTCCATGTTGACGCATTACCAGCCGGCTTCAGCCGCGGTGCGCAATCATCTGTCCGACGATACCCTGCTGAACTTCTCCATCCACAGCCTGCCACTCGAAGAACAGGCGCTATTCCAGACGATACTGTTGATCCCTATAGGGGCACTGGTTGTGGTGTTCCTGCGGGTGCTGGTGGGAATCAAGACCTCAGGCACCTTCATGCCGGTACTGATTGCCCTTGCCTTCATACAGACGACTCTGTTGACCGGCTTGATCGGCTTTCTATTGATTGTTGCCGTCGGGCTTGTCATCCGTAACTATCTGTCACACCTTAATTTACTGCTTGTTGCCAGGGTCACTGCGGTTATCATCACGGTTATCGCGATTATTTCGATATTCTCCGTTCTGGCATACAAGATGGGGCTCAATGCCGGCCTGACGATCACCTTTTTCCCCATGATCATTCTGGCCTGGACCATCGAGCGGATGTCGATCTTGTGGGAAGAAGAAGGACCCAAGCAAGTATTGATTCAGGGCGGGGGCAGCCTTTTGACCGCCGTTCTGGCCTACCTGGCGATGAACAATCCCTGGGTACGGCATATCACCTTCAACTTCCTGGGCGTTCAGCTCATCATCATGGCGTTGATCCTGCTGCTGGGCAATTACACCGGGTATCGGTTGCTCGAGCTGCGGCGTTTCAAGCCGATCACCGATGACGAGAGCAAAGCATGA
- the hisI gene encoding phosphoribosyl-AMP cyclohydrolase yields the protein MQSFFKEIESSEKGRQLALEAVLNAIKLNADGLIPAIAQQYDSGEVLMMAWMNREALEETLATGRVCYYSRSREKLWRKGESSGQQQHLKSAALDCDGDTLLLQVDQTGPACHTGRRSCFYVELGAHGATIVSDVMIDPALLYQGKKS from the coding sequence ATGCAGAGCTTCTTCAAAGAGATCGAATCCTCCGAAAAAGGCCGCCAGTTGGCACTGGAAGCAGTATTGAATGCAATCAAACTCAATGCCGATGGCTTGATTCCTGCCATCGCTCAGCAGTATGACAGCGGCGAAGTGCTGATGATGGCATGGATGAATCGCGAGGCACTGGAAGAAACTCTCGCCACTGGAAGAGTCTGCTATTACTCGCGCTCAAGAGAAAAATTATGGCGCAAGGGAGAATCATCGGGACAGCAGCAGCATTTGAAAAGCGCCGCTCTGGATTGCGATGGCGATACCCTGTTGTTGCAAGTCGATCAGACCGGTCCTGCCTGCCATACCGGGCGGCGTAGCTGTTTCTATGTTGAACTCGGCGCGCACGGAGCCACGATTGTCAGTGATGTCATGATCGACCCTGCGTTGCTCTATCAAGGCAAGAAAAGCTGA
- the yidD gene encoding membrane protein insertion efficiency factor YidD produces MGKGLQRIGQASTRLVSWMMIGVVKVYQYTISPLLGPRCRFWPSCSHYTVEAIQVHGPFNGGWMAFRRIIKCHPGSQGGMDPVPGGRSETLCQQDQRQEKT; encoded by the coding sequence ATGGGCAAGGGATTACAGCGGATAGGGCAAGCCAGTACGCGCCTGGTGAGCTGGATGATGATTGGTGTGGTAAAGGTCTATCAATACACCATCAGTCCGTTGCTGGGTCCGCGCTGTCGTTTCTGGCCCAGCTGTTCGCACTATACGGTAGAAGCCATCCAGGTTCATGGCCCCTTCAACGGCGGCTGGATGGCGTTTCGACGGATCATCAAATGCCATCCGGGTAGCCAGGGCGGGATGGACCCCGTGCCGGGGGGGCGCAGCGAAACGTTATGTCAGCAAGACCAGCGGCAGGAGAAAACCTAG
- a CDS encoding DNA-binding protein — MARSGIQYADVQQAIDTLLARGDAPSVQRIRDVLGTGSFTTINEHLRQWRLEREQNRDVPPPRNVPTEVAALAEGMWREAQQVANQALAHYREEARRQVESAQEAAESSAREAANAEQRQSALAEHLRHTEQRLETLSAELAHSQAQLQQASDELRKSQLQCEQLTESVESEREKRSMLKRDHQQQLEKHDNEWRERLEREEQRHEAAEGKWMGMLDTARQEQTAIEKAAQRRAQQLESKIESLSQSLADARRAQEQSQRLHHATEVSLGEYKEQLVALTRENQRMTDELAARESRMHAQDEAIEKIKEEKARVEQEWQNRLWHSLESLHAQMASVTPDKPSLPTGQTQESSTKEEGKSTD; from the coding sequence ATGGCACGCAGTGGCATCCAGTACGCTGACGTTCAGCAGGCTATCGATACCCTGCTGGCAAGGGGTGATGCGCCCAGCGTGCAACGCATTCGGGACGTATTGGGCACAGGGAGCTTTACGACAATAAATGAGCACTTGCGCCAGTGGCGGCTGGAGCGCGAGCAGAACCGGGATGTACCCCCGCCCCGGAATGTCCCCACGGAGGTCGCCGCCCTGGCGGAGGGAATGTGGCGAGAAGCTCAGCAAGTGGCCAACCAGGCGCTTGCCCACTATCGAGAAGAAGCACGCCGGCAGGTGGAAAGTGCCCAAGAAGCGGCAGAATCATCCGCTCGGGAAGCGGCCAATGCCGAGCAGCGACAAAGTGCACTGGCCGAGCACTTGCGCCACACCGAGCAACGCCTGGAAACCCTCAGCGCAGAATTGGCTCACAGCCAGGCGCAGCTGCAACAAGCCAGCGATGAGTTACGCAAGAGCCAGTTGCAGTGTGAACAGCTAACAGAAAGTGTTGAGTCGGAACGCGAAAAACGCTCGATGCTGAAGCGTGACCATCAGCAGCAGCTCGAAAAGCACGATAATGAATGGCGAGAGCGCCTGGAGCGCGAAGAGCAGCGCCATGAGGCGGCGGAAGGCAAGTGGATGGGAATGCTGGATACGGCTCGCCAGGAGCAGACCGCTATCGAGAAGGCAGCGCAAAGACGTGCTCAGCAATTGGAAAGCAAGATCGAGTCGCTTTCCCAGTCACTAGCGGATGCTCGACGGGCACAGGAGCAGAGCCAACGTCTGCATCACGCAACGGAAGTGTCGCTGGGCGAGTACAAGGAGCAGCTTGTCGCGCTGACTCGCGAAAATCAGCGAATGACAGATGAGCTTGCTGCACGAGAGAGCCGTATGCACGCTCAGGATGAAGCGATCGAGAAGATCAAGGAGGAAAAGGCAAGAGTCGAGCAGGAGTGGCAAAACCGCTTGTGGCACAGCCTGGAAAGCCTTCATGCCCAGATGGCCAGCGTTACACCGGATAAGCCCTCCCTCCCTACCGGACAAACGCAGGAATCCAGCACGAAAGAGGAAGGGAAATCAACAGACTAG
- a CDS encoding SufE family protein produces MSTPTAEQAQQELQEEFDMFDNWMDRYQYLIDLGKQLPPFPDEWKTEQYKIQGCQSNVWMHHEVTGGQLQFKATSDAAIVSGLIALLLRIYNERDAQEVRDTQPHFLTDLGLDKHLSPTRSNGLHAMLERIYQVAETASR; encoded by the coding sequence ATGAGCACGCCCACCGCCGAGCAGGCTCAACAGGAGTTGCAAGAAGAGTTCGACATGTTCGATAACTGGATGGATCGTTATCAGTACCTGATCGACCTGGGAAAGCAACTTCCGCCATTTCCCGATGAGTGGAAGACCGAGCAGTACAAGATCCAGGGCTGCCAGTCTAACGTCTGGATGCATCATGAGGTGACGGGAGGGCAGCTGCAATTCAAGGCCACGTCGGATGCCGCGATCGTGTCGGGGCTGATCGCGCTCCTGCTGCGTATCTATAATGAACGGGACGCTCAAGAGGTGCGCGATACTCAGCCGCATTTTCTGACAGACCTGGGGCTGGACAAACACCTGTCTCCAACCCGCAGCAATGGGCTGCACGCCATGCTGGAAAGAATCTATCAGGTGGCCGAGACGGCTTCGCGCTAG
- a CDS encoding alpha-L-glutamate ligase-like protein, whose protein sequence is MNWLSWTTPKRLRDKGIVGMNRRNIRYIGRYNNRRLYPLVDDKLQTKLLAQRYGITTPVLIGTVSTQFGVKHIAPMLDGHTGFVIKPAKGSGGKGILVIEHSEAGIFTKPSGAQLTLVDVERHVSNILSGLYSLGGAPDVAVIETLINFDESLLAYTYEGVPDIRVIIFQGYPVMAMMRLSTAASDGKANLHQGAVGVGLDIATGTALRGVQFDRPCHVHPDTGHELASLVIPQWETLLLLAAGCYEMTGLGYLGTDMVLDKTHGPMLLELNARPGLAIQMTNGEGLRPRLDLIERQKIALSPAERVAFAQHHFARRSELVTGTDVDAIDA, encoded by the coding sequence ATGAACTGGCTCTCCTGGACGACACCCAAGCGCCTGCGAGACAAGGGAATCGTAGGCATGAACCGTCGCAACATTCGCTATATCGGTCGATATAACAATCGTCGCCTCTATCCGTTGGTGGATGACAAGCTGCAAACGAAACTGCTGGCTCAACGCTATGGAATCACGACTCCCGTGTTGATCGGTACCGTTTCCACGCAGTTCGGCGTCAAGCATATCGCGCCCATGCTGGACGGTCACACAGGATTCGTGATCAAACCGGCAAAAGGCAGTGGCGGTAAAGGCATTCTGGTTATCGAGCACAGCGAAGCGGGTATTTTCACCAAGCCGAGCGGAGCTCAGCTTACTCTGGTGGACGTGGAACGCCATGTCTCCAATATTCTCTCGGGACTCTATTCGCTGGGTGGCGCGCCGGATGTCGCGGTAATCGAAACATTGATCAATTTCGATGAGAGCCTGCTGGCCTACACCTATGAAGGTGTGCCGGACATCCGAGTCATCATCTTTCAAGGCTATCCGGTCATGGCGATGATGCGCCTTTCCACGGCGGCTTCCGATGGCAAGGCCAACCTGCATCAGGGAGCGGTAGGCGTGGGGCTGGATATCGCCACGGGTACCGCTCTGCGTGGCGTTCAGTTCGATAGGCCATGCCATGTGCATCCCGATACCGGTCATGAGCTGGCGAGCCTCGTTATACCGCAATGGGAAACGCTGCTGCTGTTGGCGGCAGGCTGCTATGAAATGACCGGCCTGGGTTACCTGGGTACGGACATGGTGCTGGACAAGACCCACGGGCCGATGCTGCTCGAGCTCAATGCCCGCCCCGGGCTTGCCATCCAGATGACCAATGGCGAGGGTCTCAGACCCCGCCTGGACTTGATCGAGCGCCAAAAGATAGCGCTTTCGCCTGCCGAACGTGTTGCCTTTGCTCAACACCATTTTGCACGTCGCAGCGAACTCGTCACAGGCACTGACGTTGATGCAATTGATGCGTAG